A window of Macrotis lagotis isolate mMagLag1 chromosome 1, bilby.v1.9.chrom.fasta, whole genome shotgun sequence genomic DNA:
ACCAGCTTCACTGAAAGCGACTCCAAGGGATGATGGGAAGCTTGGCCAGACCCTGGAGAGAATGCACATGGGGGGGCAGCAGGCAGGGTGGGAGTGTGGGGCCtgctcccctttcttttctaattcttccttccaAGGGACAAGACAATGGGTGGGGCACAAGGGAAGGAGACGTCTACaaagaagacaatgtaaaaaCCCGAGAAGCGTAATTTAAAACCAGGCAGAAACAAGCCCATGTTCAATGGCACCTTCCTGGCCCACACTCCCAGGGCTCTTCGCACCCGGGCCCAGCTGGGGGCTCCACAGCCACCCTGGAGGGTGCCGAGAGGAGGGCAAATGACTGGACCAGGGCCACCCCTGCGGGCTGCAGGCGCTCTGGCGCCCCCCAGCAGCCGGGCATGACAACAGCAGAAGACCAGGCTTTCTGGGGCCCGGCTCCCATCACATAGTCACAGTCCTGGCCCTGAAGGACACCAGGGCTGGGCCTGGGGGCTCCTATGGTCCCTCCTTCTCTTCGCCCCAATCCAGCCAAGGTCACCCTAGGACAAATACAAAGGAGCATCGCACAGCAACGACTCCCCAACAGCCTCGTAGGGTCCCCACTGGCTTGTCCTTGGTCTCCGGCCTCCAACCTTTGCCTAGGCTCTGCCCGGGAGGCATTCCATCCTCCACCCTCCAGGCTCCGGGCCTCATCTTAACGCCTTCCTCCTGACTTAGTTCCTGATGCCCCCCAAGATGACTTCCCGGGGACACTATTCTCTGCACGTGCCACCTCGGCTGGCACAGATGTGCCACCTCGGCTGGCACAGATGTGCCACGGCTCCCCTCCAGCAATAACAAGAGCCACTGCTGAGTCCGAGGTTTGTCTGGGGAGGGGGGGTGCCCCCAGAAGGCTGGCGGACCTGGGGGGGCCAGAGGGCTGGGCCCTTGAGAAGTTCAAGGCTCGATCTGGACGCTGGGGTCTCTGAAGGAAGTTTATGGAGTCCTAGAGGGCGCTGGGCTGTGGGGGGCGCAGGGCGGGGGTGTAGAAGTGTGGGACCCTGGACTGGGGGCACAGGGGAGGGGCACGCCGGGGTCGGGCATGGGGGACGTTGGGGGTCGCCGGTCACAAGACACGGGGAGGGTCGCCGGGGCCGGGACAGGGGGACACTGGGGGTCGCCGGGGCCGGGACAGGGGGACACTGGGGGTCGCCGGGGCCGGGACAGGGGGACACTGGGGGTCGCCGGGGCCGGGACGCCCAGACGGGAACGCGGCTCCGGGGGCGGGGTTCCACGTGGGGGCCGGGGGGctcggggcggggccggggcggggccggggcgcctAGAACCCGGGGCACCTGGAAGCCCCGGCCCGGCCTCGCGCCACACCTGCCCCCTCCCGCGCGCCCCCCGCGCGCACGCGCAGTGCTCACCTGTGTCGGGCCGCGCGGCGAGGCCTCCATCCGCGCGCACATAGGCCTGGGCAGGGGCACGAGCCCGGGCTGGGGCCGCAGCCGCCACCGCAGCCTCAGCCAGTGCCCGCCCCGCAGGCGTGAGGGCAGCGCCACCGCCACCGCCACCGCCGACGCCGCCATCTTGCTCGGACGCTACCGCCGCCACGGCTATGCCCCGCCCCGTTCGGTCCCCTCCCACGGAGATCGACCAATGAGCGCAGGGAAAGGGGCCTCGCCTTTGACCAATGAAGAATCAACGCTTCCCTCTTCCCCGCCCCTTCCGAGAGCAGCCAATGGACTCCGGGGAGGCCTGCGGCTTCGGCCAATCAGAGGACTCCGTTTCCCacatctctcccctcccccaggctcGGCCGCTCACTGCCTCCGCCCCCAAACACCTGCGCGCTCCGAGGCCGGAGCCGGGCACGACGGGAGCCAGAGAGGGTCAAAAGAGCTGCGCGCGGGCGCGCGCCACCACAAGGCCCGAGGGAGGGGGTCCGCGCCGGGCTCCGGGGCCGGCGTGTCCACGCGGGCGGGCCGCGGGGAGGGTCTGCATCGCCGGGCGGATGGACGAGGGCCGGCCtggagagcaccggccctgccgGGTGGGGACCCTCCCCTAAGGGCCGGCGCCCCTGGGCGGCCAAGGCCAGGAAGGGGGGGCTGGCCGCGACCACCCTCCCCCCCTCAGcgccaagagaaagagaaaggcttCACTGATCAAACAATCTTTTATTCAAAGACCACGGACAGCAAGATGGGgggcgccgggccgggccggggagaCCCTCTGGCCAGCCCCGTCCTGCCTTTGGGCAGCAGAGAATTCTCAAAAAGGAACCAACAAAAATAAAGCAGCCGAGGGTCTCCCGGGCCCCAGCTTTGCGCCTGGCTGGGGCGCACGGTGGGGGGCCTCTCCGGCTCCCCGCTAGGCTTCCAAGAGCTTCCCTAGAAACCGGAGATTGAGGATTTTGAGCTGCTCGTCCAGGTCCATCCGCACGATGCCGTCCTCCCCGTCGATACTCAGCAGGTCCCCCGTGGCCTCACGGTCCTCCCCTAGGATCACCTtcacctggagaagagaaggggtCGGGTCCCACCTTGGTTTAGGTGCTAGAGGGACAGGGGCGCCCTTCTTTGGCAAGGAACCTCCCTTTAGCGCCTTCCTCTGCCCCTGGCTGCCCACCTCAGGGGACTGCCCTAAGACCCCCTCACCTTGTTGCTCTTGGTAGGAGTGATGGGCTCCAGGTGTTCACTGGAGATGCTGACCACCTTCTCGCTGTCTTTCAGATACACAGAACACATACCTCCCTGGGGGTGGGGATAACACATCCAAAAATCAGGTCCCTTCCAGGCCCTCCCCACAAGGCCCAACCTCCCTCCTCCTGAGCCACTTCACCAAGGCCCTTCTGCCCACGACCCCGGTACTTACTGTGACGCTTCGGATGACGCCCGTCTGACCAACCACTTGGCTGTCCAAGTAGGTGTCTCGCACTTTCACCTGGATGTCCGTGGTCACCCAGTCACTGGAATTCTGCTCGATACCTGAGCCTGGCGTATGAGGGTTGTAGCCACCGGGCGAAGGTGCCCCCGGGGTCATTGGACTATAGCCCACAGGACTAGGGCTAGGACTAGCCTAGAGGGAGAAAGCCAAGAAGGGGCCTTTAAGATAATGGGTGGGCATCCTCCAGTCATGTTCTTGGCCTGTCCATTCCACTccagcccctccccctcccaggtCTCTGGAGGGTCAGCACCTGGTAAGCCATGGGCGAGGGGGTGGGGTGGTAGCTGGCAGGCGAGTGGGTATTCTGGTAGCCGGCAGGACTCGGTGCCACCTGGTGGTAACTCTGGGGACTGGGCTGGTAGGAGCCTTGTGGCGAGGGGGCTGCATAGGGGGAAAACTGGTCCGTGTTGTACCTGGGAAAACAAGGATGTACAGCTCACTTGGGGCAGGGAAAGAGAGGCCCGGGGCTAGGAGTTAGCTCTCTGCCCCCTTCCACCAGGTGCTTCAAACTCCAATAGAAAAGGAGCCCCAGACTGTCTGATGCCCCTGCCTTACAACCTCTAGAAAAGGGccaggaagggaaggggagacacCTGAGGGGGCAGCCTGGTTGTCACTTACATGGCAGGAGTTCCAGGAGTCTGTGGGTTGTACTGGGCATTGACCTGTGGAGACGAAGGATCTGGATACCCTGGGGTTTGGGGATTCGGTGTCCCACCATAGGCCTGTGGGGATGGGGTGGGCTCATCATCAAAGGCATACTCATATTCTTCCTCTGCCCTGCAGGAGAGGAAAATAAAGGATGAATGGTAATTATGGTTGCCCCATAATTCACTGTCAATGGCCTTCCCTTTCAGACTCTTCCCCTGGCACTCCTCACCTGGATGGTGTGTTGGGGTTGTTGGGGTCCCAGGCACCACTTTGGGCTGGTGTACGGCTGCCATCGTGAAGGGGGGTCTGGGAACCATAATGTGGAGTGCGGCTGCCTGCATAGGAGGAGAGGGTCCATCAGATCCCTGGCTCCATTTGGCCTGCCCTCAACCCTTTGCCAGAGGTGATCCTGTCCCCACACAGACACCCGCTTTCCCAATTCCTCAGCCCTGAAGCCCAAGATGAGACTCACCATCATGCAGAGGGGTCTGTGAGCTGTACATGGGGGTACGGGAGCCCTGGACATACATGGGTGTCTGAGACCCATACATTGGGGTACGTCCATAGGCCGAAGTCATGCCCCCAGGACGCCTGGAGCCACTGTGGGTAAACATGAGAGGGCAGGATGAGAAGAGATGGGCAGTGGATGGACACAGAGTCCAGAGTCCAGGAAAATACAACACAGCCCCAGCCCCTCCTGCTTCTTCTCCCCTACTGACACGGTGGTGAGCCGCTGGCGATCCACAGAAATGGTCTGGCAGGTCGAGTGAAGCTCTACACGGGCCGTGGACTCAGTGGCGTCCTTCACTACCCCAATATAGCCTAGGTGAGGAAGGTATAGGAAGAGTTGGGGGCTGTCTACACTCTACATCTTCAAGAGCCCACCTCCTCTACCCACTCCCCACACCACCCAAGACTTACCTTTATAGGGACCCTGTGAGATACGCACAGTCTGCCCAATCAGGTCATTGTCTCTTCGGCCTCGGCCCCGGCTCATGCCACCAGCACCAGGACTCCCAAACCCTCCCCGTTGACCTAGAAAAACAGGAAGACAGGCGTGTGGGAGACCCACGTGAGCTCTCTCCCCAGCCCCCGCACCCCTAGACTGCTGGGTCTGGCTCCCCTGCTCACCTCCGGCGCTGGGGTGCATGGGGCTGCTAATTCGAGGGCTCATAGGTGCAAAGCCTCCCACAGTGAAGTTTGTGACATCTCGAGGCTAGGAGAGATAATGAGAAAGGTCGGAGGAATGAGAGAGGGTGCCAACCCCATCTTCCTCCCATCCCCAAAGCTCTGCACTTTAAAAGACCTCTGAAATGGGGGCTATTGCTATGACTCCTCAGAGAGGGTCTCTCtggccaccaccaccacccccctcaGCCAGCCTGCCACCCGACCTACTTTGGAGCCCCCAGCCAACACCAAATGGCGGGTCTTGCAGACAAACATGCCGCCATTTTCCACCAGCTTCTTGCAGTGGAGAAATGCAAATCCTCGGAATAGATGCCTGATCTCTCCCTCTCTGCcctagggagagagaaaagagtgaaTGACCCCTTCTTCTCGCcactcctctccccctcccctcagaagcACCCTAGCCCGTCCTCACCGAATGGGGGCCATCAATGACTTTCACAATGTCTTTGACGTGAATATTGTTCTGCTCAGAATCCAAGGCCACAGCAAAGCGATTGTCCTTCTTGCGAGTCACTGCCTGATGCCGAAGCGTAACTACCTTCCCATACATGTTCAGGACCTACCAGGGTCGGAGAACCAGAGTGAGCACCCAAGGAACACCCCAGGCATACCCCTTCTGCCTTCCCTCACTCACCTGGAAGGTCTCTCGCTCCAGACGAACAATAACTCCCACGGTCTGGGGGTCCAGCTGCACCAGCTCACCCCATTCGTGCTGGCCGCCCACATCCACCCCTGAGGCTGTCTCTGAGCACAGCTGCAGGTCCCTAGGAAGTACTTTTAGCTGTGCAGGAAGAGAAGATGAGAGATGAAGAGGAGAGATGGATGaagaggagagatgaaaagaagaggaggacCCCTGGCACAGCCCCTACCTCATGCATGGTCAGATCAGAGAAAAGGATCACAAAGTTTTCTTCCACACGCACGATGAGCCCTGTGTCACCCTCAAATCTCCCAGCAATCACTTTCACGTGGTCCCCCATCTTGAAGTATTTCCGCAGCTCCTGGGCCGGGAACTCCAGCATGTCCTAGGAGATTTGGCAAAAGGCCCATTAGGAGCCTAAGTTCTCTCCTTGGAagcccccccatcccccccccccaggagacaGAAAGCCCACCTTGAGGTCCTCGTGCTTGGGCATAATGGTGATCTTGTTGCCATCCACACTCAGGATCTTGCCCTGAAGGTTGATCAGCTCACCTTCGCACACTTCCACATTGTCCCCAGGCTGGAAGTTGTGTTCCCGTTCTTTCCCTAGAGACAAGGTGAAGGGAATGAGAGGGAAGCAGGGAGGAACAGGGGTGCCCAGCACTCCTGAGGGTAGGGGGGTGGGGCTTGTACCTGTGCTCTCGGTCACCACCTCAAGGTCAATTCCCTCTGGCTGGTCCTCAAATTTTTCCAGCTCTGACAGTGTGGGCTTCACACCCTCTGTGatctaaagagaagagaaacaagaTGGGGGGGACAGGTCATCAAGGAGCATGTACATGGGCAGCCACAGTTAAGAGGGGTctgcctccccccaaaaaagatgtgATCCCACAAATGCTCTTGAATCATTTTGGGGCAAAGGCAGTCTTTATTCCTCACAGCTCCCTCCCAGGGGAGAGAGGTGCAAAGAAAGAAAGTGCTGAGAAGTCCTTCCTTGACTTGGGCAAATGAATGGAGTGGGGGCAGGGGAAAAGGTACAAATTGGAGAGAAAAGTGAGGTTTTACAAAGGTGAGTGGGCCTCAGCAGTCTAGCTGTGGTTTAGAATATTCCAGGTGAAAGGTAAGATAGCACATTCAGACTGCCAGCTCCTGGGCAGCTTGCCAGCAGAGAGCACAATGTCTGGCATCCAAGAGGCGCTTACTAAGTGCTTGCTGGCCTAACCACGGATGCCAATCAGCAGGCTCTCAAGATAGAGCACATGGCCCTGGCAGCATCTCATGCCCTGAGAATGCCCAGGTTTGAGGGAGGAAGAACACTTCAATCAGGAAACACTCACCACTGCCGACATGGCAAAGCTCTTGAACAGGAAGCCTTTCCGGCTGTAGCGGTTCCCCTCAAAGATCAGGAAATCACCATCAGAGGCAACATCTCCTCCCAGGGAACTAAAGTGGACAGACGAGGAGAGGAGCGAAGTTTGAGGGGAGGCTCCCGAGCAGAACAGTCCCCACCAAGGCAGAGATGGGCCTCCACACTCGGGCCTCTCTTCTGCAGACCCCACCAAGCCTTCCCAGGCTCTGTCCAAGTAGACAGTCTCCCTATGTCAGCCTGGGGCTCTCTGCTCAACTCTCAGGGGATCTGGTCAAATCTcatctctcccccttccctaagCGGCCTCTACTGTATGTCCCACGGCACCCGGGGCGTGACCCCCTAAGGGGCAGGTGGGCAGTCTTGGACCAGCTGCCTCAGGAGGTAATGAGCACCCGTCCCAGCACTTCTTTAAGCAGGGCTGGATGCCTCCTTGGGAAGCAGGTTCCAGAGTAAGAGTTCTTAAATACTGAGACAAGGAAATCAGTTCCTCTTTAAAACTGTTGAGGGCTGGATTTTAAGGTTCCAAAATTATTCTACACATTTATAAACATGGCCGCCCCAGGCCACCCCAGAGTCCGAGCTACAAAACAGTGAAGAGCCCCCTGAGCCAGAGGAAATTCTCAGGCAGGTTTGGGTCATGACTGCCAGCCTCTGAAGTGATCTACACTGGATCACTGccctgaggtgggggggggggggcacctcAAACAGGTCCCAGAGGGGGAAGTTTACCGTATCTTTTCAGCATCAAACAATCGTTGTGGGGGTCTCTTGAACTTTTTCCTCTTGGCAAACCAGTCTTTCTGTGAGGATGCAGGAGAGAAGGGATGATGACTATCAATTCTGACTGGAGAGGAACCTTGGGCCTGACCCCGGTCACCCTCTCCTCAGCGGAACTCCTTACCAGGCTCATTCGGGCTTTGATGCGGTCATAGTCAATCCGAGGAATCATCTTGAGGGAGATGGTATTCTGGCTAGGCTCTACATAATCCACCTGGAGGGATGGGGGGGGAAGCGATCAATGCCAGGGCTTCCATCCCAGTCTCAGAAGCCCCAGAAAGTATCAAGCCCAGCATCCTCACTTTTGGACTTCTAGCCTCCAACACCTGAAAGTTCTGGGACTCTGGGCAAATAACCTcagtgagcctcagttttccaatctgtaaaatgtgctaaTGATTCCTGCAGTAGGCACATGAACCAAAGGAAGGATGTAAAGAGTTTCAAACTTGAAGTCAGTATTTACCCAAGTCCAAGAAAACAGTAGCATGGCTGGGCAGAAACTGCCTATCATCTAAGCATAGTGCcccacacatacatgcacacaccaGCAGAACATAAAGTCACTGACTTTACACATCCAAAACCTGACACAGGGCCATCCACAAAGTGTTTACTGTCTTCTGATTGAAGCCCACACTGTCATGCACCCACCCAAGTTCAGGTAGAGCTCCCAGGAGAGCCCTCCCCAGTCTCAGCTACCTGGGCAATATCATCCTTGTAGATGCCCCTCTTGAGACGGACCCAGGACTTGGGTTTAAGATTGGTGACCTCCTTGACCACCTTGAGCACATCTGTCATTTCCTTGATGGGCACCATCTGCTGGTTCCAGTAGCCCAGGCGCAGGTTGCCCACCCCCTCAATGGCCTGTTTCACGTGGGTCTGCTTGTAGGCCTCCACATAGATGTAGCCCTTGACATGTTCTGGGGCCACCACGGACTTGATCTGCAATGGCTGCAGAGAGGAAACATGGCGGGCAGATGACTCCATCTCAGCTCAGGACCCCAGGAGGGAGCTGCTCTTGCCTGCCCAGGCCAGAGGACCTTCTCCAAGGGTCATCCCCTCACCCTCTCATCCTGTTGCTCCCCTCAACCCTTTACTACTTACTCAAGACCCCCTTCAGCCCTGACAGCTACAAAATCATCAGTTTAGCTAATCATCAGCACAGAGTGGACACTCAGAAAACTCACAACTGCCCTCTGTAAAGGGCATAGTCCTCTGaaaagaagcaagatttgaataaACTGCCTCAGATACCTCACAGAAAGACAGGACAGCAGATCTACTGTCTGATGGGGACAGAGAAGGCATTCCCAGGCAGAAACATCTTCTCAATGTTCAGCAGGACATGTTCGAGACATTCCACTACAGAAATGACTCCTAGGCTCTCATGGGCCTTGTCCTTGGCATCACCCACCAAGGCCTGAGTGTTCACTCTCAGCCCTAACTTAGGAGAGTCAAAGGGGACTTTCTGTCAAGGAAGGGCCCTTACTCCTGCACCCCAATCCAGTTTCCCCTTCCATGAGGCAACATAAAGAAGGATGgacagaaccaaaagaactgGCTCACTGACCACCTCATTCTCCATTACTGACCATCCCCTCCTTACACCTCCAGTCGTCCCCAGTAGCCTCCACTTACTGTGTCAGTGAACTGGTAGGCAATGAACTTTCTCATGAGGGCAATTGCTGTGGCTCGTTCCTCCCCAATCTGGGAAAGAAAGACAGTCCAGGGTAAGATGCGGTAGACAAATAAAAGCAAGCAGGGCTTCTCCCTAATCCCTGAATCCCCTAGTCCAAAAGACTCACCTTGCATTTCACAGTCCACAGATTGGGGTCcctgagaaaagagagggaagaaaacattCCTGGGCTCTCTCCCCAAAAGGGGGAGATAGCAAAGTTTGCTCTGCTACATCTGCAGCTCCTCTTTCCCACTTGACCAACTCCAAAAACATCCCTTTTTTTCACCCTTCCCAGAGCGGCCCACCACACCCAGAACTTTCAGTCATTGATCCATGGAAGGGTCCTTCTGAGTCCCAAGGTAGGCATCCCAAAGATCCCTATGACCAGCCCCCACCCTGGGCTAGACCCTCCAGGCTCCTCGGGCTGGCTTCTCTTTTACTTGCCTCTACCCAGGATCCCCAAGAATCCCTTTACAACATCCCTTCCCTCCAACTCGACCTACTTGACTCCAGGCAGCAGCTGCTGTTGAGTGATGTCATCTGAGAGTTCATCAGACCCTCCATATACACTatgaggagaggaaagaggtCAAACTTGAACACTCTCCAAGTCCAGGTCCACCCCTGACCTCTGACCCCCAACCTGCAGTCTCAACATGCTTACGTTTCTCCTACAGATGACTTAGCGTATTTCTTCATGTAATACTCGCCAAGCTCCTCCTCTCTCTGATCCCTGTGTTGAACAAGATTGGGAGGAAGAAACAAGGGTTATAAATGAATTCACAGGGTTAGACTAGCTGGAAGGGGGGCTTGGCTACATTTGGCAGATAAGGAAGTTAGGGATTAGAGATATCATTTGGCCTGGGAATGGATAGCAGGAAATGAATCCTGACTACAAATTCTAACCTCTTTTTCTAATAgtgcccccccgccccccaggaCTCAAATTACCTCCAGAGATTTTGGAGGCGTCGAGCCCCAGAGCGGTCCTCATCCAGAACAACATTGTCAATGTTGGAAGCTGTAAGAAAGATGAAAAGCCAGTGTGACAGAAGCTCAGGACACTGGCAAACAGTGAGTGAGAGATGGGGGGAGATGGGGCACAACTACCTGCACCCCAAGCAAATGAATGCTGAGCTCAGCAGTGAGAATGAGAAGGGCAAAGGACAGAGACTCTGTTTGGGGAAAGGGGGTAATGAAAACCTGGATGATAATCCAGGCTAGAAATGTCTCCGCCCCTGCCTCAAGCCTAGCCGGCCCCAATCTCTAGCCAGTGGGTGTCTAGAGCAAACACCCATAGGCTAGCAAGCTGGACCATGGTTGTTAACACACAACCCTCAaaaaatacacagagaaaaaaCCCAGTGACCTAAAAATCAAACAGCCTTTCCCCAGCACTGATGAGCCCCCACAAACTAGGACACAGaactctcctccctcccttgctACTAGGAGGCTGCACTATAGGGTGGGGGGGCAgcaagaggaaggggaagggttGGGGGGTAAAACACCCCTGACTCTTACCTTCAATCTCTTCTACTCGGAGGaagaggaggtggtggtggtggtggtggtggtggtggtagtggtggtggtggtagtggtggtggaggtggtgaGCAGACACAGTATGAGCCAAATTATATCAGCAAAATCAACCAAGGTGGGGTGGGATCAGGCCAGGGAAGGGACCAGGAATAATGGGTGAAGGAACATAGGAAGGACAAAATCAAAATTGAAGGCGAGGCACAGGGAAAGCCGAAATGTATGAATTGCACAGCACGAAAAAACAGGGGAAGGGGTACTGAGGGGAGGTAGCTTGGGGTGGGCCTAAGGGCACAGTCAGAAAAGAGAAACCCAGAGAGGCCAGGTATCCCAGCCCACCCCAACTCCCCAAAAGAAACCTCTCTAGGAGAAAAGGTTTGTGGGGAAGGGTCCCAGTACTCCCAAAGACCCCCAATATACCTACTCCCTAAGGCCCCCCATTCAAGTGCCTAAAAGAAAAAGCTACAAGAACCGTTCTCTCAGGCAGCAACAGAAAGAAGCCAGGTgacagagaaggaggaagcagacTGGAGGGGAGATAGGGCCATCCCCGTCCCCATGAAGACCCTATCTTAGAATCTCAGATATACTCGCCTTCCTGCTCCCTTcacccctttcccttcccttcttcctcaatCCTGTTCATGAAAGTAGAGGCCAAATCATGATCACTC
This region includes:
- the SUPT5H gene encoding transcription elongation factor SPT5 isoform X1; its protein translation is MSDSEDSNFSEEEEEDSEHSSEEAEEVEQVEEERRSVAGSEKEEEPEEEEEEEEEEEYDEEEEEEDDDRPPKKPRHGGFILDEADVDDEYEDEDQWEDGAEDILEKEEIEASNIDNVVLDEDRSGARRLQNLWRDQREEELGEYYMKKYAKSSVGETVYGGSDELSDDITQQQLLPGVKDPNLWTVKCKIGEERATAIALMRKFIAYQFTDTPLQIKSVVAPEHVKGYIYVEAYKQTHVKQAIEGVGNLRLGYWNQQMVPIKEMTDVLKVVKEVTNLKPKSWVRLKRGIYKDDIAQVDYVEPSQNTISLKMIPRIDYDRIKARMSLKDWFAKRKKFKRPPQRLFDAEKIRSLGGDVASDGDFLIFEGNRYSRKGFLFKSFAMSAVITEGVKPTLSELEKFEDQPEGIDLEVVTESTGKEREHNFQPGDNVEVCEGELINLQGKILSVDGNKITIMPKHEDLKDMLEFPAQELRKYFKMGDHVKVIAGRFEGDTGLIVRVEENFVILFSDLTMHELKVLPRDLQLCSETASGVDVGGQHEWGELVQLDPQTVGVIVRLERETFQVLNMYGKVVTLRHQAVTRKKDNRFAVALDSEQNNIHVKDIVKVIDGPHSGREGEIRHLFRGFAFLHCKKLVENGGMFVCKTRHLVLAGGSKPRDVTNFTVGGFAPMSPRISSPMHPSAGGQRGGFGSPGAGGMSRGRGRRDNDLIGQTVRISQGPYKGYIGVVKDATESTARVELHSTCQTISVDRQRLTTVGSRRPGGMTSAYGRTPMYGSQTPMYVQGSRTPMYSSQTPLHDGSRTPHYGSQTPLHDGSRTPAQSGAWDPNNPNTPSRAEEEYEYAFDDEPTPSPQAYGGTPNPQTPGYPDPSSPQVNAQYNPQTPGTPAMYNTDQFSPYAAPSPQGSYQPSPQSYHQVAPSPAGYQNTHSPASYHPTPSPMAYQASPSPSPVGYSPMTPGAPSPGGYNPHTPGSGIEQNSSDWVTTDIQVKVRDTYLDSQVVGQTGVIRSVTGGMCSVYLKDSEKVVSISSEHLEPITPTKSNKVKVILGEDREATGDLLSIDGEDGIVRMDLDEQLKILNLRFLGKLLEA
- the SUPT5H gene encoding transcription elongation factor SPT5 isoform X2, giving the protein MSDSEDSNFSEEEEEDSEHSSEEAEEVEVEEERRSVAGSEKEEEPEEEEEEEEEEEYDEEEEEEDDDRPPKKPRHGGFILDEADVDDEYEDEDQWEDGAEDILEKEEIEASNIDNVVLDEDRSGARRLQNLWRDQREEELGEYYMKKYAKSSVGETVYGGSDELSDDITQQQLLPGVKDPNLWTVKCKIGEERATAIALMRKFIAYQFTDTPLQIKSVVAPEHVKGYIYVEAYKQTHVKQAIEGVGNLRLGYWNQQMVPIKEMTDVLKVVKEVTNLKPKSWVRLKRGIYKDDIAQVDYVEPSQNTISLKMIPRIDYDRIKARMSLKDWFAKRKKFKRPPQRLFDAEKIRSLGGDVASDGDFLIFEGNRYSRKGFLFKSFAMSAVITEGVKPTLSELEKFEDQPEGIDLEVVTESTGKEREHNFQPGDNVEVCEGELINLQGKILSVDGNKITIMPKHEDLKDMLEFPAQELRKYFKMGDHVKVIAGRFEGDTGLIVRVEENFVILFSDLTMHELKVLPRDLQLCSETASGVDVGGQHEWGELVQLDPQTVGVIVRLERETFQVLNMYGKVVTLRHQAVTRKKDNRFAVALDSEQNNIHVKDIVKVIDGPHSGREGEIRHLFRGFAFLHCKKLVENGGMFVCKTRHLVLAGGSKPRDVTNFTVGGFAPMSPRISSPMHPSAGGQRGGFGSPGAGGMSRGRGRRDNDLIGQTVRISQGPYKGYIGVVKDATESTARVELHSTCQTISVDRQRLTTVGSRRPGGMTSAYGRTPMYGSQTPMYVQGSRTPMYSSQTPLHDGSRTPHYGSQTPLHDGSRTPAQSGAWDPNNPNTPSRAEEEYEYAFDDEPTPSPQAYGGTPNPQTPGYPDPSSPQVNAQYNPQTPGTPAMYNTDQFSPYAAPSPQGSYQPSPQSYHQVAPSPAGYQNTHSPASYHPTPSPMAYQASPSPSPVGYSPMTPGAPSPGGYNPHTPGSGIEQNSSDWVTTDIQVKVRDTYLDSQVVGQTGVIRSVTGGMCSVYLKDSEKVVSISSEHLEPITPTKSNKVKVILGEDREATGDLLSIDGEDGIVRMDLDEQLKILNLRFLGKLLEA
- the SUPT5H gene encoding transcription elongation factor SPT5 isoform X4, with protein sequence MSDSEDSNFSEEEEEDSEHSSEEAEEVEVEEERRSVAGSEKEEEPEEEEEEEEEEEYDEEEEEEDDDRPPKKPRHGGFILDEADVDDEYEDEDQWEDGAEDILEKASNIDNVVLDEDRSGARRLQNLWRDQREEELGEYYMKKYAKSSVGETVYGGSDELSDDITQQQLLPGVKDPNLWTVKCKIGEERATAIALMRKFIAYQFTDTPLQIKSVVAPEHVKGYIYVEAYKQTHVKQAIEGVGNLRLGYWNQQMVPIKEMTDVLKVVKEVTNLKPKSWVRLKRGIYKDDIAQVDYVEPSQNTISLKMIPRIDYDRIKARMSLKDWFAKRKKFKRPPQRLFDAEKIRSLGGDVASDGDFLIFEGNRYSRKGFLFKSFAMSAVITEGVKPTLSELEKFEDQPEGIDLEVVTESTGKEREHNFQPGDNVEVCEGELINLQGKILSVDGNKITIMPKHEDLKDMLEFPAQELRKYFKMGDHVKVIAGRFEGDTGLIVRVEENFVILFSDLTMHELKVLPRDLQLCSETASGVDVGGQHEWGELVQLDPQTVGVIVRLERETFQVLNMYGKVVTLRHQAVTRKKDNRFAVALDSEQNNIHVKDIVKVIDGPHSGREGEIRHLFRGFAFLHCKKLVENGGMFVCKTRHLVLAGGSKPRDVTNFTVGGFAPMSPRISSPMHPSAGGQRGGFGSPGAGGMSRGRGRRDNDLIGQTVRISQGPYKGYIGVVKDATESTARVELHSTCQTISVDRQRLTTVGSRRPGGMTSAYGRTPMYGSQTPMYVQGSRTPMYSSQTPLHDGSRTPHYGSQTPLHDGSRTPAQSGAWDPNNPNTPSRAEEEYEYAFDDEPTPSPQAYGGTPNPQTPGYPDPSSPQVNAQYNPQTPGTPAMYNTDQFSPYAAPSPQGSYQPSPQSYHQVAPSPAGYQNTHSPASYHPTPSPMAYQASPSPSPVGYSPMTPGAPSPGGYNPHTPGSGIEQNSSDWVTTDIQVKVRDTYLDSQVVGQTGVIRSVTGGMCSVYLKDSEKVVSISSEHLEPITPTKSNKVKVILGEDREATGDLLSIDGEDGIVRMDLDEQLKILNLRFLGKLLEA